The segment CGTCCACAGTGGCCAGCGCCATGGCGTTGGGATCGTTGGGCTCGGACTTCACGGCCTCGGCAAACCACGCGGCAAAAAGCCCGAAAGGCTCTCCGGCGGCGGTGAAATCACCGGAAATTAACTCACCTGGGGTTTTGATGGTTTCTGGACCGTTCATGTCTGGAGTATCCGGTTGCGTATCGTGGCGCCTTTCAGTGCCAAGCGTGTTCTTGAGCGTTCCCTATATAGGGTACGCGAGGGCCGTGGCCTATCGCCGATCGGCCGGCTTGTCACGGCTGCGGCGCTGGTGGCCGTCGGATGCGCCGCAGGCGGCTGCAGCATGGGAAGCATGTTCGGCAAGGAGCCCAAGGCAGACGATACCTCGGATGTCACCGGTTCTATCCCCGTCGTCCGCTCCCATGATGACACCAATCTGACCGATGCCGATCTGGCGCTGGCCCGCAACGCCGCTTCCGACGTGCTGACCCGCGGCCAGAAGGACGTCAGCCAGCCCTGGGAAAATCCCGAAACCGGGGCGCGCGGCTCGGTGACGCCGCTGGCATCGACCTATACCAATGAGGGCCGCACCTGCCGGGATTTCCTGGCGAGTTATGTCCGCGGCGCCAATGAAGGCTGGCTTCAGGGTGAAGCCTGCCAGCAGGGCAAGGGACCCTGGGAAATTCGCCACCTGAAGCCCTGGAAACGAAGTTGAAGGCTTCACAGCGGCCAGAACCGCCGCGCATCGCAGTTTTGAAGCCGCCAAGGGATAAACCGCGTGATAAACCCGTTGCGGGAATGTCACGAAAACCCCAAATGAAGGCAAAGGGCCGTTCGGCCCAAATCTGAATTCCTGTTCTGAATTCCTGCAAGGAGACCTGACGGATGCGCGACCCCTATGAGGTCCTGGGGGTGCAGCGGGGTGCCAGCGCTGCGGCGATCAAAAGCGCCTATCG is part of the Bradyrhizobium sp. G127 genome and harbors:
- a CDS encoding RT0821/Lpp0805 family surface protein — protein: MRIVAPFSAKRVLERSLYRVREGRGLSPIGRLVTAAALVAVGCAAGGCSMGSMFGKEPKADDTSDVTGSIPVVRSHDDTNLTDADLALARNAASDVLTRGQKDVSQPWENPETGARGSVTPLASTYTNEGRTCRDFLASYVRGANEGWLQGEACQQGKGPWEIRHLKPWKRS